A segment of the Sphingomonas cannabina genome:
AAGGTCGGCAGGCCAAGGTTGTCGCCGGAGTTGCCGGCGTCCTTGATGTAGTCCTTGCCGAACAGGTTGGTCGCGAACGCCTCGATCCGCCAGCCGGCTTCCGGCCGCTCGATGCCGATGCGGGCGTTGACGAGGGCGTAGCCGTCCTGGAACTCGTCCTGGATATTGTCGGCGACCAGCGCGCGGGGCGGCTGCTGGAGCGCGGGGATGTCGTTGTTGTCGTCGAAGAAGACCTTGCTCTGATAGGTCACGCTCGGGCTGAAATCGACGCGGACCGGGCCGACCGGCGCCTTGACCTCGATGCCGAACGAGGCGGCGTGGTCGGGCGACAGGCGGAAGTGGTTGCCGTCGTAGATGCCGGATTTCAGGCGGCCGTGGTTGTAGGCGTAGGTGCCGAACAGGTCGACCCAGCCGGCCGCCGCCCAGCGGAACTGTCCCTCGAAGCCGTAGCTCTCGGCCTTGCCCGCGTTGGTGACGACGAAGGCGGTGCCGACCTGCTCGGTGGTCTGGAAGTTGTTGTACTTGTAGTAGAATACCGCCGCGTCGAGCGACAGCTTGCGGTCGAGCAGCGCGGTCTTCACGCCGCCCTCGAAGCTGTCGACGGTCTCGGCGTCGACCTTGGTGAACACCGGTGCGGCGAACGGGGCCGAGGGCGGCCGTGGGCTCAGCAGCTCGGGCCGGCGGCCGCGGGCGTAGGTGAAGTAGAGGCTGGCGTCCTCGCTCGGCATATAGCGGGCGGTGGCGCGCCAGGTGAGGCCGTCGGTCTTGAGATCCTGGCTGACGATCGCGCCGTTGCCGGCGGTCGGCTGGCCGGAGATGGCGAACATCGGCACCGGGTACTGCGCGGACTGCGGGATATTGGCTGCGCCGGGCACCGCCAGCGCCTGGAGGAGCTGCGTGCGCACCGCCGCCGGCTGGCTCAGCGCGCCGATAAAGCCGCCGAGGATCGAGCGGCCGTTGAGGACAGCGCTGGCGATCCCCGTGGTCTTGCTGTCGTGGGTGTAGCGGATGCCGCCACCGATCTCGAACCTGTCGCCGAGCTTGAGCTTGCCGTCCGCGAAGACGTCGAAGCTCTCGGTCTCGTTGTAGTTGGTCGTGCTCTCGACGAAGCCGGTACCGAGATTGGCGGCGATCGCCCGGGCCTGCGCGGTTGGCAGCAGGGCAGCGGCCTGGGCCGGAGTAATGCCGGCGAGGTTGGCGAGGACGCCCTGGAGCAGCGCGCCGGTGAACTGGGTGTTGGCGAATGCCGCCAGCGGCGCCGGGTCGGTCGTCGCCCGGCCGGGGATCGGGCCGTTCAGCACGCCCGCCAGCCGCGCCAACGCGACGCGCTCGTCGAACTGGAGCGGCACGCGGGTCTGGCCGCTTTCCTTGAACCAGGTCGCGCCGACGAAGCCGGTGAAGGCGCCGTCATTGTCGTAGGTTAGGCGCAGCGTCGCCTGGGTCTGCTTGCCCTCGGCATCCTCGGCGGCGGTGAGGATCGGCAGCGAGATGCCGTCGGCGTCGAACACCTCCTTCGAGTGGAAGCGGCGCCAGCCGACCACGCCGTTCAGCGACAGGGCATCGGTCAGCTCGTAGTTGACCAGGCCGGTGATGCCGCCGACGTCGCGCTCCAGCCCCAGATCCTGGCCCTCGCGGGCGACGAAGCTGGCAGGTGCCATCAGCGCGGCGCCCGAGTTGCGGCCGCGGTCGCCGATCACCTGGCCGGTGACCGGATCGGTCGGGTTGTAGGCGATCGACTTGAACGCGGTGCCGGCCGGCGCGTCGTGCTGGTAATTGGCGATGACGTCGATCGTCAGCCTCTCCGGCGCGAAGCGGATCGAGCCGCGGACGGCTTCGGTGTCCTGCGAGTTGAAGTCGCGGGCGCCGAGGAGATTGTCGACATAACCGTCGCGTTTCTTGACGCGGCCGGCGATGCGCACCGCCAACGTATCGCTGAGCGGTACGTTCATTGTTCCATCGAGGCGGTAGCCGCCCAAGTTGGTATATTGCCCATAGCCATAGCCGTAGGCGGCATCCGGATCGGCCTTGGCCTGGACGATGTTGACCGCGCCGATCAGCGCGCCGCGGCCGTAGAGCGTCGACTGCGGGCCCTTCGACACCTCGACTCGCTCGAGGTCGAACAGCTCGACATAGGCGCCGCGCGAGCGCGAGATCGACACGCCGTCCTGAAACACCGACACGCGCGGCTCGGTGAAGCTCTCGCCCGAATCCGAGGTGATGCCGCGGATCGACAGCGCCGGGTTGTTGGGCGACTGGTTCTGGACGTTGAAGCCGGGGACGTACTGCGCGAGCCGCTCGAAATCCTCGATGCCCTGATCGTCGAGGAAGCCGCCGGTGTAGGCGGTGAGCGCGAACGGCACCTCGATCGGGCGCTGCTCGACGAGCTGGGCGGTGACGACGATATCATCCGCCGCCGCCGGCGCTTCCTGCGCGAAGGCCGGTGCGGCGAGGGCGAGCGTGCTCGCGGTGAGAAGCAGGGCAGTGATTCGCATGTCGGTCCCCCTTTGACGTGGGAGCGCCCTAGGGGGACCGGATGACGATTGTGTTGCGGTGCGGCGTACGAGCCGCCGCCTTCAGCTCTCGATGAAGGCGAGCAGGTCGGCGTTGATCACGTCGGCATGGGTGGTCGCCATGCCGTGCGGGAAGCCTGGATAGACCTTGAGTGTGCCGTTGGGCACCAGCTTGATCGCCTTCTCGGCCGCCGCGGCGATGGGGACGATCTGGTCGTCGTCGCCGTGCATGATCAGGCAGGGCACGTCGATCTTCTTGAGGTCCTCGGTATAGTCGACCTCGGAGAACTGCTTGATGCACTCGTAATGGGCCAGGATCGAGCCCTGCATCCCCTGGCGCCACCAATGGTCCATGACCCCTTGGCTGACTTCGGCGCCATCGCGGTTGTAGCCGTAGAAGGGATAGGGGATGTCCTTGTACTGCTGCGCGCGGTTGGCGGCGAGCTGGGCGCGGAAGCCGTCGAACACCTCGAGCGGCGTGCCCTCCGGGTTCGAGGGGGTCTTGAGCATCAGCGGCGGGACGGCGCCGATCAGCACCGCCTTCTTGACCCGCGAGGTGCCGTGGCGGCCGATGTAATGGGCGACCTCGCCGCCGCCGGTCGAGTGGCCGACCATCACCGCGTCTCGGACGTCGAGCTTGTCGAACAGTGCCGCCAGGTCGTCGGCATAGGTGTCCATGTCGTTGCCCTGCGCCGGTTGCGACGAACGGCCGTGGCCGCGGCGGTCATGGGCGATGACGCGATAGCCCTTCCGGTAGAAGAACAGCATCTGCGTGTCCCAGTCGTCGGCGGTGAGCGGCCAGCCGTGGCTGAAGGTGATGACCGGGCCGGTCCCCCAGTCCTTGTAGAAGATCTCGGTGCCGTCGCTGGTGGTGATGTAGGGCATGGCAGGTCTCCGGTTCGCAGGGGTGAATCCCGCGGCTCTATTACGCGACGGCAACGACCCTTGCGCGTGCAAATGCGGCAACGATGGGTTTCATCCTTCTGGTCAGGCGGCGGGATTGCAGGCACAATCGCAGCATCGGCGTGATGACGGGGGCGCCCCATGCATTTCATGCAGTTGCTGAGGACACTCGACGAAATCCTCTACGAGGTGATGTCGTGGCTGGTCTTCTATGTGATCACGTTGTGGCGGACGGTCGCAGGTCCGCTGCGGATGATGAACTATGCCAACGCCGAGCTCGGGGACCGGTCGGAGCAGCAATATGCCGACACGCTGCCGCCGCCCTTGTTCCTGCTGCTGACCTTGCTCCTCTCGCATGCGATCGAGCTGGCGCTGGTCGGGCAGAATCCGCTCATCGAGGATACCAAGGGATTGTCCGAGCTGGTGCATGACGACACCAGCCTGCTGATCCTCCGCCTACTGCTGTTCAGCCTGCCACCGCTTATCATGGCAGTGCGGCTGGTGCGGGCGCAGAAGACCGGCCTGACCCGCGACACGTTGCGGCAGCCCTTCTACAGCCAGTGCTACCTCGCCGCGCCGTTTGCGCTGACGATGGGGATCGCGTCGATCCTGACCCGGTTGCCGTCAGCCTGGGCCGAGGTCGTGATGCTGGGATGGTTGCTGATCGTGCTCGATTTCCTGTGGTACGGCACCGTCCAGGCGCGCTGGTTCGCGGCGAAGCTGGACGTGTCGATCGTGCGCGGCTTCGGGATGGCGACCGTCGGGATGATCCAGAGCGCGGTGATCTTCGTGATCCTCGGGCGGCTGTTCTTCTGAACGGAGCAGATCGACATTCAATCCTCCCCGCCAGGGGGAGGTGTCAGTCCCCGCGAAGGCGGGGACTGACGGAGGGGGAGGACAGCGACAAACTATCGGTCCCCCTCCGTCACGCTTCGCGTGCCACCTCCCCCTGGCAGGGGAGGATTGAAAGGAGGCGAATCAGCGGCAGCGGACCTGGCTCTGCTGCTGGTCGATCGAGCGGCCGGCGAGCGCGCCGATCGCGCCGCCGAGCAGCGTGCCGACGGTGCGCGAATGGCCGCCGTCGATGACGTTGCCGAGGATGCCGCCGGCCGCGCCGCCGACGATCAGGCCGGTCGTGCCGTCGGAGCGCTTGCAGTAATAGCGGCCGTCCTCGCCGGCGTAGACGCGGTCCTCGGGACGCAGCACGCGTTCCTCGGTGCCGGGGCGATAGTAGCGGGCGGGATCATAGCCGCCTTCGTCGCGGTCGTCGGCATAGGGATCGGGTGCGCGGCGATAGCCATCGCTCGGAGGCGGGTAGCCGCCGTCGCGCTGACGCGCGGCGACATAGCGGTCCACCGCATCGCGATAGGCCTGATATTCGCGGTCGAACCGCTCCTGCGCCTGATCGAAGCGCTGTTGCTCGGCGGCGGTCTGCGCGGCGGCTGGAGTGGCGAGAGCCGTGCCCGCGGCGGCAGTGGCGGCGAGCAGGGCGGCGTGGATCATGCGCATGGGTCTCATATCCTCTTCGGTGCCCGGACGCCCGGGTACGGCGGTGAGGATAATAGCCGAAACCAAGATGATTGCTGAACGATCTTGGCGGCAAGCACGATGCAATCGGCGGCTGTCGCGGCGATCGGGCGGCTTGGCGATCGAGGAAATAATCGTACAAACTATTGCTGCAACGCAGCATAGCGGTTACATATTGGCTATGTACCTGACCGACGCCTCTCCTGCTGCGACCGCGCCCGTCAATCCGACTGCGCCGATCCTGGAAGCGATCGTCCGCCAGCGCTGCCTGGCGGCGACCTATAATCGTGCGGACATCGTCGTCGCGCCGCACGTTCTCTATACGCGGCACGGCGAGCTCTATGTCGATGCGGTGACCATCTCCCGCAACATGGTGATGGTGCGTGAGCCCAAGCTCGCCACGTTCAAGCTGACCGGTCTGGGCGGGCTGCGGGTGACGGAGCGGCCGTTCGAGCTCAGCGGCCTGTTCGATTCCGAGCTGGAGAAATATGCCGGCGTGACCTTGATGAAGGTGGAACCGATCGCGCAATCGGCGAGTTGACGATCGCCAAGGTGCTTGTCGGAGGGAGCCGCCGACATGCTTGTGGTCAGGTCCTGTTCGGGTTATGTCTGAATTGTAGCGTGCAAATATCTGTTTCCGGATGGGACCGCCGGGTAACCAAGGCAGTGGAGCGCGTTACACATTGCTGAGGTTCAACTGTCGAAGGGGTCTTTATGCGTATTAGACTTTTGACTTCTGCAGCGATTGCGCTGTCCCTCGTTGCCACGCCCGTGCTTGCCAATCCGGCGGCGCGTCTGTCGGTTGCCAATTCGCCGCAGGTGCGTGCGTCGTCGAACGTCGACGGCAAGAGCCGTCTCACCGGCAGCGCCTGGATCGGTGTGGTCGCCGCGCTCGCGGTCGGTGCCGGCGCGGTTGTGCTTGCACTCACCACCGACGACGACGATTCCGACAGCAACTGATCGGTTAGCGTCGTAGAATTCGGGGGCCGTCGGTTTCCGGCGGCCCCTTTCTATGGTCTGGGGCGGGTCGACATTTGGGCTGAGGTCTTCCTTAGTCCGGTTCCCAGCCGTCACCCCGGACTTGTTCCGGGGTCCACAGGGCCTCGCAGGCCGCGCTCAAACCTTTGTCCGGTCCTTGCCTCCCGGTGGACCCCGGAACAAGTCCGGGGTGACGGTGAAGAGGGTTGAGATGTCAGTCACCCCAGATCGAGCAGGCGGTTCGCGGTGAGCGCTCGTCGTCAGCTCGCCGTCACGAAGCTGTCCATCACCCGCTTCCGCCCGGCCATCTCGAAATCGATCTCCAGCTTGTTGCCCTCGATCTCGGCAATGGTGCCGTAGCCGAACTTCTGGTGGAACACGCGCTGGCCCAATGACAGGTCGTCGCGCCCCTTGTTGCCGAGGCTGACCGCGCTCGATGTAGCCTCGCGGACGCGGACCGGCTCGCGGGTGAAGGTGCGGCTGGTCCAGTCGCCGCCGGGCTTGCTGCCGAGCGTACCCGCGGCGCGCTGCCAGCCGGGGCCGCGGCCGGTGCCCCGGCCCACGTCGGCAAAGGGATCGCCGCGCTCGCTCCAGTTGGCGCGCCACAGGCTCTCGCCGCCGGACATGGTGGTCTCCTCGGCGACATGCGCCTTGGGCAGCTCGCCAATGAAGCGGCTCGGGATCGAGCTGGTCCACTGGCCGTAGATGCGGCGGTTGGCGGCGTGGAGGATCACCGCGCGGCGGCGCGCGCGGGTGATCGCGACATAGGCGAGGCGGCGCTCCTCCTCCAGCGATGCGAGCCCGCCCTCGTCGAGCGCGCGCTGCGAGGGGAACAGCCCCTCCTCCCAGCCGGCGAGGAAGACGGTGTCGAACTCCAGACCCTTGGCGGCGTGGATGGTCATGATCGTGACCTTTGCCCCCTCGTCGGCGGCATCGTTGTCCATCACCAGGCTGACGTGTTCGAGGAAGGCGCCGAGGCTCTCATACTCCTCCATCGCACGGATGAGCTCGTTGAGGTTCTCCAGGCGGCCGGCGGCCTCGGCCGAGCGGTCGGCCTGCCACATCGCGGTGTAACCGCTCTCGTCGAGGATCTGGCGGGCGAGCTCGGGGTGGGGGAGCTGCTCCACCTTCTCGCGCCAGCGGGCGAAATCGCCGACCAGGTTGCCGAGCGACTTGCGGGCGGCGCCCGTCATCTCGTCGGTGTCCAGGATGCGCGCGGCGGCGATGGAGAGCGGAACGCGTTCGGCGCGGGCGAGCTGGTGGAGGCGGGCGACCGCCTTGTCGCCGAGGCCGCGCTTGGGGACGTTGACGATGCGCTCGAAGGCGAGGTCGTCCGCCGGCTGGGCGACGACGCGGAGGTAGGCGAGCGCGTCGCGGATCTCGGCGCGCTCGTAGAAGCGGAAGCCGCCGACGATGCGGTAGCCCATGCCGATCGCGATGAAGCGGTCCTCGAACTCGCGGGTCTGGTGCTGGGCGCGGACCAGGATGGCGATGTCGTTGAGCGAGGTGCCGGCGCGCGCCGCCGCCTCGATCTCGTCGCCGACGCGGCGGGCCTCCTCGGGGCCGTCCCACACGCCTATCACGCGGACCTGCTCGCCTTCGCTCGCCTCGGTCCACAGCGTCTTGCCGAGGCGGCCGCCGTTGTTGGCGATCACTCCGCTCGCCGCGGCGAGGATGTGCGGGGTCGAGCGGTAGTTCTGCTCGAGCCGGATCACCTTGGCGCCTGGGAAGTCGCGCTCGAACTTCAGGATGTTCTCGACCTGCGCGCCGCGCCACGAATAGATCGACTGGTCGTCGTCGCCGACGCAGCAGATGTTCTTGCGCTCCTGCGCGAGCAGGCGGAGCCAGAGATACTGGCTGGAATTGGTGTCCTGATACTCGTCGACCATGATGTAGCGGAAGCGCTGCTGGTAATGGGTCAGCACCTCGCGGTCGGTCTTGAGGATCGTCAGCATGTGGAGCAGCAGGTCGCCGAAGTCGCAGGCATTGAGTGCGCGCAGCCGCTCCTGATAGGCGGCGTACATCTGGGCGCCCTTGCCGTTGGCGTAGAGCTCGGATTCGCCGGCGTCGACGTCCTTCGGCAGCAGCCCTTTGTTCTTCCAGGCGTCGATGTGGCCGGCGAGCGCGCGGGCGGGCCAGCGCTTCTCGTCAATGCCGGCGGCGGTGATCAGCGCCTTGAGCAGGCGGAGCTGGTCGTCGGTATCGAGGATGGTGAAGTTGGATTGCAGGCCGACCAGCTCGGCGTGGCGGCGGAGCATCTTCGCGCCGATCGCGTGGAAGGTGCCGAGCCACGGCATCCCCTCGACCGCGTCGCCGACCAGGTTGCGGACGCGCTCGCGCATCTCACGCGCCGCCTTGTTGGTGAAGGTGACGGCGAGGATCTCGGATGGGTAGGCCTTGCGCGTGTAGAGCAGGTGCGCGAGCCGGGCGGTGAGCGCGGCGGTCTTGCCCGTGCCGGCGCCAGCGAGGACGAGTACGGGGCCGTCGGTGGTCAGCACCGCCTCGCGCTGAGGGGCGTTGAGGCCCTGGAGATAGGGCGGGTCCTGGGGCGAAGGGGCGGAGACGGACATCGGTGAACAGTTAGGGAACGGCGCGCGTGCGGGCAAGCCGAATAGACCCCTCTCCCTCTGGGAGAGGGAGGGGCCCGCTCGGCGCAGCCGAGTGGGAGGGTGAGGGTGACCAACGCCGGCGGTAGTCACCCTCACCCTCCCGCAGCTTCGCTGCTCCTTCCCTCTCCCAAAAGGAGAGGGACAGTGGGGGGCAGTGTCACTTGTCATCCTACTGTCACACAAGTCGGCGAATGGCGGGATCGATCATGACCAGCATCGCTCTCGCGCCCGATGAGTCGGGTGAAGTCGCGCCGCCACGGCCGCGGCTCGACAGTCCGTCGCATCCGGCGGCGAAGTGGATCTTCGCCCTCATGCTCGTCGGCGGCTTCGTCTATGCCGGCTGGAGCGTGATGACCGACACCGCGGGCGTCGGCGAGACGCTGGCGATCGGCGTGTTCGCCTTCCTGGCGCTGGCGCTGCTGATCGCGCTCGGCTTCGAGTTCGTGAACGGCTTCCACGACACCGCCAACGCGGTCGCGACGGTCATCTACACCAATTCGATGCCGGCGCATCTGGCGGTGGTGTGGTCGGGCTTCTTCAACTTCCTGGGCGTGATGGTGTCGTCGGGCGCGGTCGCCTATTCGATCATCACGCTGCTGCCGGTCGATCTGATCCTCAACGTGGGATCGAGCTCCGGCTTCGCGATGATCTTCGCGCTGCTGCTGGCGGCGGTGATCTGGAACCTCGCGACCTGGTATGTCGGCCTGCCCAATTCGTCGAGCCATACGCTGATCGGGTCGGTGCTGGGCGTGGGCGTCGCCAACCAGCTGCTCGCCGCCGGATCCAAGGGCGGCACCGCCGGGGTCGACTGGAGCCAGGCGTACAAGGTGCTCACCGGCTTGTGGATGGCGCCGCTGATCGGCTTCGGCGCGGCGCTGCTCCTCCTGCTGGTGATGCGCGCGGTGCTGCGCAACCCGAGGCTCTACAAGGCGCCGATGCCCAACACGCCGCCGCCGAAGGGCATCCGCGGGCTGCTGATCTTCACCTGCACCGCGGTCAGCTTCGCGCATGGATCGAACGACGGGCAGAAGGGCATGGGGCTGATCATGCTGATCCTGATCGGCTGTGC
Coding sequences within it:
- a CDS encoding TonB-dependent receptor; the protein is MRITALLLTASTLALAAPAFAQEAPAAADDIVVTAQLVEQRPIEVPFALTAYTGGFLDDQGIEDFERLAQYVPGFNVQNQSPNNPALSIRGITSDSGESFTEPRVSVFQDGVSISRSRGAYVELFDLERVEVSKGPQSTLYGRGALIGAVNIVQAKADPDAAYGYGYGQYTNLGGYRLDGTMNVPLSDTLAVRIAGRVKKRDGYVDNLLGARDFNSQDTEAVRGSIRFAPERLTIDVIANYQHDAPAGTAFKSIAYNPTDPVTGQVIGDRGRNSGAALMAPASFVAREGQDLGLERDVGGITGLVNYELTDALSLNGVVGWRRFHSKEVFDADGISLPILTAAEDAEGKQTQATLRLTYDNDGAFTGFVGATWFKESGQTRVPLQFDERVALARLAGVLNGPIPGRATTDPAPLAAFANTQFTGALLQGVLANLAGITPAQAAALLPTAQARAIAANLGTGFVESTTNYNETESFDVFADGKLKLGDRFEIGGGIRYTHDSKTTGIASAVLNGRSILGGFIGALSQPAAVRTQLLQALAVPGAANIPQSAQYPVPMFAISGQPTAGNGAIVSQDLKTDGLTWRATARYMPSEDASLYFTYARGRRPELLSPRPPSAPFAAPVFTKVDAETVDSFEGGVKTALLDRKLSLDAAVFYYKYNNFQTTEQVGTAFVVTNAGKAESYGFEGQFRWAAAGWVDLFGTYAYNHGRLKSGIYDGNHFRLSPDHAASFGIEVKAPVGPVRVDFSPSVTYQSKVFFDDNNDIPALQQPPRALVADNIQDEFQDGYALVNARIGIERPEAGWRIEAFATNLFGKDYIKDAGNSGDNLGLPTFIAGEPRIYGVALSIKTGRR
- a CDS encoding alpha/beta fold hydrolase, whose protein sequence is MPYITTSDGTEIFYKDWGTGPVITFSHGWPLTADDWDTQMLFFYRKGYRVIAHDRRGHGRSSQPAQGNDMDTYADDLAALFDKLDVRDAVMVGHSTGGGEVAHYIGRHGTSRVKKAVLIGAVPPLMLKTPSNPEGTPLEVFDGFRAQLAANRAQQYKDIPYPFYGYNRDGAEVSQGVMDHWWRQGMQGSILAHYECIKQFSEVDYTEDLKKIDVPCLIMHGDDDQIVPIAAAAEKAIKLVPNGTLKVYPGFPHGMATTHADVINADLLAFIES
- a CDS encoding glycine zipper 2TM domain-containing protein; the protein is MIHAALLAATAAAGTALATPAAAQTAAEQQRFDQAQERFDREYQAYRDAVDRYVAARQRDGGYPPPSDGYRRAPDPYADDRDEGGYDPARYYRPGTEERVLRPEDRVYAGEDGRYYCKRSDGTTGLIVGGAAGGILGNVIDGGHSRTVGTLLGGAIGALAGRSIDQQQSQVRCR
- a CDS encoding WYL domain-containing protein, whose product is MAIEEIIVQTIAATQHSGYILAMYLTDASPAATAPVNPTAPILEAIVRQRCLAATYNRADIVVAPHVLYTRHGELYVDAVTISRNMVMVREPKLATFKLTGLGGLRVTERPFELSGLFDSELEKYAGVTLMKVEPIAQSAS
- a CDS encoding ATP-dependent helicase yields the protein MSVSAPSPQDPPYLQGLNAPQREAVLTTDGPVLVLAGAGTGKTAALTARLAHLLYTRKAYPSEILAVTFTNKAAREMRERVRNLVGDAVEGMPWLGTFHAIGAKMLRRHAELVGLQSNFTILDTDDQLRLLKALITAAGIDEKRWPARALAGHIDAWKNKGLLPKDVDAGESELYANGKGAQMYAAYQERLRALNACDFGDLLLHMLTILKTDREVLTHYQQRFRYIMVDEYQDTNSSQYLWLRLLAQERKNICCVGDDDQSIYSWRGAQVENILKFERDFPGAKVIRLEQNYRSTPHILAAASGVIANNGGRLGKTLWTEASEGEQVRVIGVWDGPEEARRVGDEIEAAARAGTSLNDIAILVRAQHQTREFEDRFIAIGMGYRIVGGFRFYERAEIRDALAYLRVVAQPADDLAFERIVNVPKRGLGDKAVARLHQLARAERVPLSIAAARILDTDEMTGAARKSLGNLVGDFARWREKVEQLPHPELARQILDESGYTAMWQADRSAEAAGRLENLNELIRAMEEYESLGAFLEHVSLVMDNDAADEGAKVTIMTIHAAKGLEFDTVFLAGWEEGLFPSQRALDEGGLASLEEERRLAYVAITRARRRAVILHAANRRIYGQWTSSIPSRFIGELPKAHVAEETTMSGGESLWRANWSERGDPFADVGRGTGRGPGWQRAAGTLGSKPGGDWTSRTFTREPVRVREATSSAVSLGNKGRDDLSLGQRVFHQKFGYGTIAEIEGNKLEIDFEMAGRKRVMDSFVTAS
- a CDS encoding inorganic phosphate transporter gives rise to the protein MTSIALAPDESGEVAPPRPRLDSPSHPAAKWIFALMLVGGFVYAGWSVMTDTAGVGETLAIGVFAFLALALLIALGFEFVNGFHDTANAVATVIYTNSMPAHLAVVWSGFFNFLGVMVSSGAVAYSIITLLPVDLILNVGSSSGFAMIFALLLAAVIWNLATWYVGLPNSSSHTLIGSVLGVGVANQLLAAGSKGGTAGVDWSQAYKVLTGLWMAPLIGFGAALLLLLVMRAVLRNPRLYKAPMPNTPPPKGIRGLLIFTCTAVSFAHGSNDGQKGMGLIMLILIGCAPTAYALNRTLPTSATPAFVATANRAAAVFDARANGVHVPVEQARAVMTHALQQRKVDSPETFAALAATTRDIAERVQGYGSIRAVPASATPNLRNDMYLVLDTSKLATKSGDAAGFGGEPQLKAVKDYQTSLENGTRFIPLWVKITVAIALGLGTMVGWKRIVVTVGEKIGKQHMTYGMGAAAEMVAAGTILAADRFGLPVSTTHILSSGVAGASVASGAGLQARTIRNLALAWLLTLPAAMALSGFLYWLMLSIARATGA